A genomic stretch from Telopea speciosissima isolate NSW1024214 ecotype Mountain lineage chromosome 7, Tspe_v1, whole genome shotgun sequence includes:
- the LOC122667996 gene encoding ATPase 9, plasma membrane-type-like: MATNKAISLEEIKNENVDLERIPVDEVFEQLKCTKEGLTTEEGEQRLQIFGPNKLEEKKESKFLKFLGFMWNPLSWVMEAAAIMAIVLANGGGKPPDWQDFVGITVLLIINSTISFIEENNAGNAAAALMAGLAPKTKVLRDAKWSEQDAAILVPGDVISIKLGDIIPADARLLEGDPLKIDQSALTGESLPVTRHPGEEVFSGSTCKQGEIEAVVIATGVHTFFGKAAHLVDSTNQVGHFQKVLTAIGNFCICSIAVGMVIEIVVMYPIQRRPYRSGIDNLLVLLIGGIPIAMPTVLSVTMAIGSHRLSQQGAITKRMTAIEEMAGMDVLCSDKTGTLTLNKLTVDKTMIEVFVKDVDKDAVVLTAARASRVENQDAIDASIVGMLADPKEAREGIQELHFLPFNPVDKRTAITYIDSNGSWHRASKGAPEQIIELCNLREDLKNKVHAIIDKFAERGLRSLGVARQTIPEKTKESAGGPWEFLGLLPLFDPPRHDSAETIRRALNLGVNVKMITGDQLAIGKETGRRLGMGTNMYPSSSLLGQNKDDESTASIPVDELIEKADGFAGVFPEHKYEIVKKLQERKHICGMTGDGVNDAPALKKADIGIAVADATDAARSASDIVLTEPGLSVIVSAVLTSRAIFQRMKNYTIYAVSITIRIVLGFMLIALIWEFDFSPFMVLIIAILNDGTIMTISKDRVKPSPLPDSWKLKEIFATGLVLGTYLAVMSVVFFWLAHKTTFFSDKFGVRSISNNLDELTAALYLQVSIVSQALIFVTRSRSWSFTERPGFLLVAAFLAAQLVATLIAVYANWSFARVQGIGWGWAGVIWLYSVIFYFPLDILKFITRYALSGRAWDNLLQNKTAFTSKKDYGRGEREAQWAMAQRTLHGLQPATDSAGLFNDKTNYRELTEIAEQAKKRAEVARLRELHTLKGHVESVVKLKGLDIETIQQHYTV; the protein is encoded by the exons ATGGCGACCAACAAAGCAATTTCCttggaagaaataaaaaacgAAAATGTCGATCTT GAGCGAATCCCCGTGGACGAAGTCTTCGAGCAGCTCAAATGTACGAAAGAAGGTTTGACAACGGAGGAGGGGGAGCAGAGGCTCCAAATCTTTGGACCCAATAAGCTTGAAGAGAAAAAG GAAAGCAAATTCCTCAAATTCTTGGGTTTTATGTGGAATCCTCTTTCGTGGGTTATGGAGGCAGCTGCTATCATGGCCATAGTTTTGGCTAATGGAGGG GGCAAACCTCCGGATTGGCAAGATTTCGTTGGTATCACAGTGTTGTTGATCATCAACTCCACTATCAGTTTCATTGAAGAAAACAACGCTGGAAATGCAGCTGCTGCTCTAATGGCAGGTCTTGCCCCTAAGACCAAG GTGTTGAGAGACGCGAAATGGAGTGAGCAAGACGCAGCCATCTTGGTCCCTGGAGATGTGATCAGCATCAAGCTTGGTGACATTATCCCAGCTGATGCACGTCTCTTAGAAGGTGATCCTCTCAAGATCGATCAATCTGCTCTCACTGGTGAGTCCCTCCCTGTAACCAGGCATCCTGGTGAGGAAGTCTTCTCTGGGTCCACCTGCAAGCAAGGTGAGATTGAGGCCGTAGTTATCGCCACCGGTGTCCACACCTTCTTCGGCAAGGCCGCACATCTTGTGGACAGCACCAACCAAGTGGGTCACTTCCAGAAGGTGCTGACAGCCATTGGGAACTTCTGTATTTGCTCAATTGCGGTGGGAATGGTGATTGAGATCGTTGTAATGTACCCAATTCAGCGCCGGCCTTACAGGAGCGGAATTGATAATCTGTTGGTGTTACTCATTGGAGGAATTCCCATTGCCATGCCCACAGTGTTGTCAGTGACAATGGCTATTGGGTCTCACCGTTTGTCTCAGCAAGGTGCCATTACAAAGAGGATGACTGCAATTGAAGAAATGGCTGGCATGGACGTGCTTTGCAGTGACAAGACCGGAACCCTCACCCTCAATAAGCTCACTGTGGACAAAACCATGATTGAGGTGTTTGTCAAGGATGTGGACAAAGACGCTGTAGTCTTAACTGCTGCCAGGGCTTCCAGGGTTGAGAATCAGGACGCCATTGATGCTTCAATTGTTGGAATGTTGGCTGACCCCAAAGAG gcAAGAGAAGGGATCCAAGAATTGCATTTCTTGCCCTTCAACCCTGTCGACAAGCGTACTGCTATCACCTACATTGACTCCAATGGCTCATGGCATCGTGCAAGCAAGGGTGCACCTGAGCAG ATCATTGAGCTTTGCAATCTCAGGGAAGACCTAAAGAACAAAGTTCATGCAATTATCGATAAGTTTGCTGAACGTGGTCTTCGTTCTTTGGGGGTTGCTAGACAG ACAATTCCAGAGAAGACAAAGGAGAGTGCTGGCGGGCCATGGGAGTTTCTGGGTCTTTTGCCTCTCTTTGATCCTCCAAGGCATGACAGTGCAGAGACCATCCGGCGAGCACTCAACCTCGGAGTCAATGTTAAGATGATCACTGGTGACCAGCTTGCTATTGGCAAGGAGACTGGTCGTAGGCTTGGTATGGGCACCAATATGTatccttcttcctccctcctTGGCCAGAACAAAGATGATGAGTCCACAGCCTCCATCCCTGTTGATGAACTCATTGAAAAGGCCGATGGCTTTGCTGGTGTCTTCCCTG AGCATAAGTATGAGATTGTAAAGAAACTGCAAGAGAGGAAACATATCTGTGGTATGACTGGAGATGGTGTCAATGATGCACCGGCATTGAAGAAGGCAGACATTGGTATTGCAGTGGCCGACGCAACTGATGCAGCTAGGAGTGCATCAGACATAGTATTAACAGAGCCTGGGTTGAGTGTGATTGTGAGTGCTGTGTTGACTAGCAGAGCTATCTTCCAAAGAATGAAGAACTACACAATCTATGCAGTCTCAATCACGATCCGTATTGTGCTTGGATTCATGCTCATTGCCCTCATCTGGGAGTTTGATTTCTCACCCTTCATGGTCTTGATCATTGCCATTCTCAATGATGGAACCATCATGACCATCTCCAAGGACAGGGTGAAGCCATCCCCATTACCTGACTCATGGAAACTCAAGGAGATCTTTGCCACTGGTCTTGTCCTCGGCACCTACCTTGCAGTTATGAGTGTAGTCTTTTTCTGGCTTGCCCACAAGACTACCTTCTTCTCT GACAAATTTGGTGTGAGATCTATCAGTAACAACTTAGACGAGCTCACAGCAGCACTCTACCTCCAAGTGAGTATAGTGAGTCAGGCCCTCATCTTTGTCACCCGTTCCAGGAGCTGGTCTTTCACTGAGCGCCCTGGTTTCTTGCTTGTCGCAGCATTCCTTGCTGCCCAGCtg GTGGCCACATTGATTGCTGTGTATGCAAATTGGTCCTTTGCAAGGGTACAAGGCATTGGCTGGGGATGGGCAGGAGTCATCTGGCTCTACAGTGTTATTTTCTACTTCCCCCTTGATATCCTAAAGTTCATCACCCGCTATGCATTGAGTGGAAGGGCTTGGGATAACCTTCTCCAGAACAAG ACTGCTTTCACATCGAAGAAGGATTATGGAAGGGGAGAAAGGGAAGCACAATGGGCAATGGCTCAACGTACTCTTCATGGCCTTCAACCAGCTACTGATTCAGCTGGGCTATTCAATGACAAAACCAATTACAGAGAGTTAACTGAGATAGCTGAGCAAGCTAAGAAACGTGCAGAGGTTGCAAG GCTTCGGGAACTTCACACCCTTAAGGGCCATGTTGAATCGGTAGTGAAGCTCAAGGGGTTGGATATTGAGACAATCCAACAGCACTACACGGTTTAA
- the LOC122667998 gene encoding probable 3-beta-hydroxysteroid-Delta(8),Delta(7)-isomerase, with the protein MAGAETFSHRHPYVPRDLNLPAFVPGTLSQSTILSVYGVSSLLVVSLMWFISGRSKVSKTDRLLMCWWAFTGLTHIVLEGYFVFSPEFYKEKTPHYLAEVWKEYSKGDSRYASRNSAIVAIEGLTAVLEGPASLLAVFAIATKSSYSYILQFAVSLGQLYGTAAYFITSYLDGDDFAASPYYYYAYYVFANFWWVVIPSLISIRCWKKISAAFQVQVQKKSKIR; encoded by the exons ATGGCGGGAGCTGAGACCTTCTCCCACAGACATCCATACGTTCCGAGAGATCTGAACCTTCCTGCTTTTGTGCCTGGCACTCTCTCTCAAAGCACCATTCTCAGCGTTTACGGCGTTTCTTCTCTACTTGTCGTCTCTCTCATGTGGTTCATTTCAG GGCGATCCAAAGTATCAAAGACTGATAGACTGCTCATGTGCTGGTGGGCATTTACGGGGCTGACACACATTGTCCTTGAGGGTTACTTCGTTTTCTCTCCGGAGTTCTACAAGGAGAAGACTCCCCATTATCTGGCAGAAGTTT GGAAAGAGTACAGTAAAGGTGACTCAAGATATGCATCAAGGAATTCTGCAATTGTTGCTATTGAAGGGCTTACTGCAGTTCTGGAGGGTCCAGCTTCCCTTTTAGCTGT GTTTGCTATAGCCACGAAAAGTTCATACAGCTACATTCTTCAGTTTGCTGTCTCTTTGGGACAACTATATGGAACTGCGGCATACTTCATTACTTCTTACTTGGATGGGGACGACTTTGCTGCAAGCCCATATTATTACTATGCATATTATGTTTTTGCAAATTTCTGGTGGGTCGTTATACCTTCACTAATTTCCATTaggtgttggaaaaaaataaGTGCAGCATTCCAAGTCCAAGTCCAGAAAAAGAGCAAAATACGTTGA